A region of the Candidatus Omnitrophota bacterium genome:
AAAGACAGAAATAAATGGCTGGAGCTGTCGCTTTCAGAATCGCTCACCCAGTCGGATCTGACAGCGCTTTACAGGTACAAATCCGATCCTTTCGAGCTCATGGGTATAGACAGAGATGAGCTGGCGAACATAATAGGCAAAAAAGCTTTTTTGCTTGGTAAGGCGGCCTTTGATTACGGTCAAGAGGTGAAGATCATGGAAAAAACAGCCACGCGCCTTGTTTTTCTTGAAGATGAGGAATACCCCGCGCTCTTAAAAGAAATAAACGATCCCCCTTTATTTTTGAGGGTGGTGGGCGAGATACCGCGCCCGTCCGAGCGGATGATAGCGGTCGTGGGCACAAGGCGCGCTTCCGCTTACGGGAAAAGGGTCTGCGAATATTTCAGCGCCGCCTTCTGCGAAATGGGTTTTGCCGTCGTCAGCGGCCTTGCCAGGGGCATAGACACGAAGGCTCATGAGACGGCTATAAAAAACGGCGGGAAAACTGTCGCCGTGATAGGCTCCGGGCCGGATGTCATTTACCCGCCGGAAAACGAGCGCCTTGCCCGGGATATAGCCGAACACGGCGCTGTTGTCAGCGAATATCCCATGGGCACGCCTCCGGCGAAGATGAATTTCCCCTGGCGCAACAGGATCATAAGCGGGATGTCCTGCGCGGTGTTCGTGGCTGAGGCTCCGCAGAGATCGGGCACCCTCATCACGGCCTCTTACGCCGCGGAGCAGGGCAGGGATGTTTGGGCGGCGCCGGGCTGTATCTTTGAAAATAATTACAAAGGCTGCCACGCGCTCATCAAAGACGGCGCCAAACTTGTGGAGAGCAAAGAAGACATTGCGGGTGAGCTTTCTTTTGAAGGATTTGAGCAGACGGAAAAAATATCGCAGGCCAGGGAGCCCGAAAAGCCTTTTTCCGACGAGGAGAAAAAGATCTACGCCGTCATAGGATGGCATCCCGTGAGCCTCGATACGATAAAGAGGGAAGCGTCGCTGGACATTTCAAAAATATTCAGAGCCTTGACAAATCTTCAGATAAATGGATTTATTGATAATTCTGCTGGCGGAAAATTCGTCAGAAAAAAATAAAAAAACAGTGAGGAGCGCATGAAAAAACATCTGGTAATAGTGGAGTCACCGACGAAAGCGAAGACAATAAAGAATTTCCTTAGCGCGGAATACACGATAATGTCATCCATGGGGCACATCAGGGACCTTCCGAAGAAAGTGCTGGGAGTGGATATAAAAAACGGTTTCAAGAGTTCTTACGGCGTGATACCGGCAAAGAAGAAACTGGTCGCGAAGCTCAAGGAAGCCTATAAGGACTGCGACCTTGTTTATCTGGCGACCGACGGTGACAGGGAGGGCGAGGGCATAGCCTGGCATGTGAAGGAGCTCCTCAAGATCCCCGACGATAAAACCCGCCGGACGGTGTTCCATGAGATAACCTCGGAGGCGATAAAACATGCTTTCAAAAAACCCGTCAAGCTGAACATGGATCTCGTTAAAGCATACCGCGTGCGCCGGGCACTGGACAGGATAGTGGGTTACAAGATAAGCCCCATACTGTGGAAAAAAATAGCGTCCGGCCTTTCCGCCGGCCGTGTGCAGTCGCCTGCCCTCAAGCTCATCGTTGAGAGGGAAAAAGAGATAAGGGCTTTTGAGCCCGTCACTTACTGGAAAGTCGCCGGGGATTTTAAGACCTCCGGCGGGATGCTCAGGGCGGATCTTGTCAAAGCCAAAGGCGAGGCGATCAAAGACGAGCGCGTGAGCGATGAGAGCATACTCAAAGACATAGAAAAACTGAAAGGCGCGGATTTCAGCGTGAAAAAAAATGATATCACTGAAAAGAAGATATCGCCGCCGCGCCCTTTTACGACCTCAACACTGCAGCAGCAGGCGAACACCGTTCTGGGATTTTCTTCACGCCGGACCATGATCGTCGCCCAGCAGCTTTATGAGGGAATAGACCTTCCCGAAGGCCGCACGGGCCTCATCACTTATATGAGGACGGATTCGGTAGCGGTCGCCAAGCAGGCCCAGGCAGAGGCGAGAAAACTGATAGAGAGCCGTTACGGAAAATCTTTTCTTCCCGCGAAAAGTCCGGTTTACAAAACAAAATCTGCCCATTCCCAGGAAGCTCACGAAGCGATAAGGCCGGTTAAAGTGGATATAATCCCGGAAAATATAGAGGATAACCTCAGCCCCGAGCAGTTCAAGCTCTATCATCTCATATGGCAGCGTTTTATGGCGTCCCAGATGAATCAGGCGCTCTCTGTCACGCGCAGCGTCCGTCTGGAAAAGGATTCTTACGCCTTCAAAGCAGTGACGAGCGTTTTGAAAGACGCCGGTTTTCTCACCCTTTACAGCGAAAGGATAACCGCGGACAGGGAAGCCCGTGGCCTTTTTGAATTTATGGAAAAACTCGCCGTCGCCAGTTCCGCGCTCCTGCAAGAAATAGAAACGAGCGAGCATCAGACCTTACCCCCGCCGCATTATAACGAGGCTTCACTTGTGAAGACGCTCGAGGCCAAGGGAATAGGACGCCCCTCGACCTATGTTTCCATAATTGAAACGCTCCTCAGGAGAAAGTATGTCGTGCGCAACAAGAGGCAGCTGCTTTTACAGGATATAGGGGAAGTGGTGTCGGATGTGCTGGAAAAACATTTTCCTCTTATAACGGATTACGAATTCACTTCCAAACTTGAATCCATGCTGGATGATGTGGCGGACGCGAAGATCGGCGAGAAAGAGGTGCTGGAGAATTTCTACAAGGAATTTGAGGTGCTGCTTGAAAAAGCCAAGACGGATATGGAAACGCTGAAAAAGGTGACGGACAGAAAATGCCCGTGGTGCGGCACAAACCTTGTGGAAAAATATTCGGCGAACGGCAAATTCCTTTATTGCGGGGCGGGTTACAAGGCCTGCGTTTACAGGGTTTATTTTACCGAAGACGGGGGGGAGCTCCTGCCCGAGAAGAAATTCTGTCCCAAATGCGCCAAGTCCATGGTTTTGCGCGTCGCCCGCCGCGGCCCTTTTTACGCATGCAGCGGTTTTCCTTCCTGTAAGAGCATAATACCTTACGGGGAAGAGAAAAAACCCGCGGAAAGCGAACCGAATGAAAGCGACTGAAAGCTTAATCTTTTTAAAGGAATTCGAGACATATCTTGAGGCGGAAAGAAATTATTCGCCCAACACCATCAGGGCTTACAGAAAAGACATCGGCGGTTTCCTTGATTACGCGCGCGAGAAGAAGCTTGATATAGCATCCCTTGAAAGAAGGCAGATAAGGGCTTTTATAACCCGCGCGAGAGAAGGCCTTTCGGCAGTGTCCATCGGCAGGATGCTATCGTCCATCAGGTCTTTTTTCCGGTTTCTCATCACCGAGAGCGTTATGGAGGAGAATCCCTTTTTCGGCGTGTCTGTGCCGGGAAGGATCAAAAAGATACCGACGGTGCTGGAAGAGAATGAAATGAACGCGCTGCTGGATGCGCCGGATGTGAATTCACCGAGGGGCATCAGGGACAGGGCGATACTTGAACTGCTCTACTCGACGGGAATGCGCGTGGGTGAGCTGACGGCTCTCAAGATCTCAGATATTGATGTGTGGAGTTCCACCGTGAAGGTGACGGGCAAGGGCAGCCGCCAGAGATTCTGCTACATAAACGACAGCGCTGTTGAGGCCGTGGAACGCTACCTTGAAAGAAGGCCGCCTAA
Encoded here:
- the dprA gene encoding DNA-protecting protein DprA, which encodes KDRNKWLELSLSESLTQSDLTALYRYKSDPFELMGIDRDELANIIGKKAFLLGKAAFDYGQEVKIMEKTATRLVFLEDEEYPALLKEINDPPLFLRVVGEIPRPSERMIAVVGTRRASAYGKRVCEYFSAAFCEMGFAVVSGLARGIDTKAHETAIKNGGKTVAVIGSGPDVIYPPENERLARDIAEHGAVVSEYPMGTPPAKMNFPWRNRIISGMSCAVFVAEAPQRSGTLITASYAAEQGRDVWAAPGCIFENNYKGCHALIKDGAKLVESKEDIAGELSFEGFEQTEKISQAREPEKPFSDEEKKIYAVIGWHPVSLDTIKREASLDISKIFRALTNLQINGFIDNSAGGKFVRKK
- the topA gene encoding type I DNA topoisomerase, with the translated sequence MKKHLVIVESPTKAKTIKNFLSAEYTIMSSMGHIRDLPKKVLGVDIKNGFKSSYGVIPAKKKLVAKLKEAYKDCDLVYLATDGDREGEGIAWHVKELLKIPDDKTRRTVFHEITSEAIKHAFKKPVKLNMDLVKAYRVRRALDRIVGYKISPILWKKIASGLSAGRVQSPALKLIVEREKEIRAFEPVTYWKVAGDFKTSGGMLRADLVKAKGEAIKDERVSDESILKDIEKLKGADFSVKKNDITEKKISPPRPFTTSTLQQQANTVLGFSSRRTMIVAQQLYEGIDLPEGRTGLITYMRTDSVAVAKQAQAEARKLIESRYGKSFLPAKSPVYKTKSAHSQEAHEAIRPVKVDIIPENIEDNLSPEQFKLYHLIWQRFMASQMNQALSVTRSVRLEKDSYAFKAVTSVLKDAGFLTLYSERITADREARGLFEFMEKLAVASSALLQEIETSEHQTLPPPHYNEASLVKTLEAKGIGRPSTYVSIIETLLRRKYVVRNKRQLLLQDIGEVVSDVLEKHFPLITDYEFTSKLESMLDDVADAKIGEKEVLENFYKEFEVLLEKAKTDMETLKKVTDRKCPWCGTNLVEKYSANGKFLYCGAGYKACVYRVYFTEDGGELLPEKKFCPKCAKSMVLRVARRGPFYACSGFPSCKSIIPYGEEKKPAESEPNESD
- a CDS encoding tyrosine recombinase XerC, with translation MKATESLIFLKEFETYLEAERNYSPNTIRAYRKDIGGFLDYAREKKLDIASLERRQIRAFITRAREGLSAVSIGRMLSSIRSFFRFLITESVMEENPFFGVSVPGRIKKIPTVLEENEMNALLDAPDVNSPRGIRDRAILELLYSTGMRVGELTALKISDIDVWSSTVKVTGKGSRQRFCYINDSAVEAVERYLERRPPKPEALFLNKNGTGLSAVSIRSILNKHMNKAAISKHVSPHSIRHSFATIMLSRGCDLRSIQEFLGHKDISTTQIYTHISAKRLKDVYDRTHPRAK